A window of the Brassica napus cultivar Da-Ae chromosome C5, Da-Ae, whole genome shotgun sequence genome harbors these coding sequences:
- the LOC125587694 gene encoding uncharacterized protein LOC125587694, whose product MHMRMFQPQSVRQCFVLGRLYEMAHPRKQSAWSGSKNSFTKSVVNYKKDNKWKAVGCTNMEQTKNPILQPRKFLTPAEMSDRRAKGLFYFCDEKFSPAHYLTHKKSQLYLLDADKEEEEDAEVRAILEQQEECDIAHISINAVSGISDYTTMKVKGVHAKKPLFVLTDSGSTHNFMDIRVAERLGCNVKPPGLARVTVADGGQLRVTGRIEKLKWNFQSHVFQADFMVIALGNCDMVLGVQWLRTLGPITWDFDKLIMQFKFGPKRVTLNSIHPGSVRESKASKIIKVKDSEPQLSMIYAYEPCHELQNGVMCGGSRKLFAENEFYATTTLNRVWRHFFGTNKVTTNQRQSQP is encoded by the coding sequence ATGCATATGAGGATGTTTCAGCCTCAATCAGTGCGCCAGTGCTTCGTGCTTGGAAGGTTATATGAGATGGCACATCCTAGGAAGCAATCTGCTTGGTCCGGATCTAAGAATTCATTCACCAAGAGCGTGGTGAATTACAAGAAGGATAACAAATGGAAGGCAGTGGGTTGTACTAATATGGAGCAGACTAAGAACCCCATATTACAACCGAGGAAGTTTTTAACCCCAGCTGAGATGAGTGATAGAAGGGCTAAGGGACTTTTTTATTTCTGTGATGAGAAATTTTCACCTGCTCATTACTTAACTCACAAGAAATCTCAGTTGTACCTGTTAGATGCCgacaaagaggaagaagaagatgcagaAGTGAGAGCCATATTGGAGCAACAAGAAGAGTGTGATATTGCTCACATATCCATCAATGCGGTATCTGGCATTTCAGATTATACAACAATGAAGGTTAAGGGAGTTCATGCGAAAAAACCATTGTTTGTGTTGACTGATTCCGGTTCAACACACAACTTTATGGACATTAGAGTTGCTGAGAGGTTAGGTTGCAATGTGAAACCACCGGGATTGGCAAGAGTGACGGTAGCTGATGGAGGACAGTTGAGAGTCACTGGAAGGATTGAGAAGCTGAAATGGAATTTCCAAAGTCATGTATTTCAAGCAGACTTCATGGTCATTGCATTGGGAAATTGTGACATGGTGTTGGGAGTTCAATGGTTGAGAACCTTGGGTCCTATTACGTGGGACTTTGATAAGCTGATTATGCAGTTCAAGTTTGGCCCTAAAAGAGTAACTTTGAACAGCATTCACCCAGGTTCAGTACGGGAGTCTAAGGCATCTAAGATCATCAAAGTCAAAGATTCTGAACCACAATTATCGATGATATATGCTTATGAACCTTGTCACGAGTTGCAAAATGGAGTTATGTGTGGTGGAAGTAGGAAACTGTTCGCAGAAAATGAATTCTACGCTACAACTACTCTTAACAGAGTTTGGAGACATTTTTTTGGAACCAACAAAGTTACCACCAATCAGAGACAATCACAACCATAA